From the genome of Bradyrhizobium elkanii USDA 76, one region includes:
- a CDS encoding acyl-CoA dehydrogenase family protein: MNARVQPVAVAEAQGAPFATHEVRNQARPALGFNAFDDDRALSGLIATIAPWATDKLSALGAHAGSESVQEAARLANEHEPTLLTHDRYGNRNDWVEFHPAWHELMALAFRSEVHSLAWSTPEPHGHLARAALSYLWNQIENGVGCPTGMAYAAIAGFSGKPQFNLWRERTLAADYDPRRLPIEAKCAAVIGYAMTEKQGGSDLRETQTTARFVERGAHGEIYAITGHKWFFSVPVADGFYTLARTQSGVSCLFVPRLLPDGSANRIHIQRLKDKCGNRSNASSEIEYHDTWSILVGEEGRGIAEILSHAHLTRLDFAVGSAGLMRQALSLALNHAQTRTAFGKPTSELPMQRNVLADLALESEAAMLGAFRVARATDELQTSEHERLLARVATPVMKFWNCQRAPAFTYECLQVHGGNGFIMENPMARLYREAPLNSIWEGTSNMMCMDVLRAMQRDANCRDAFVDELRASRGLNPVYDRSTDDLADRLRAKYPDDGHARALVTRMAHALQAAEMLRHGDAAAADLFVQSRLDADGMHVFGGLPPSEGLSRIVARASVIRHQGPQ, encoded by the coding sequence ATGAACGCGCGCGTCCAGCCGGTTGCCGTCGCCGAAGCGCAAGGCGCTCCGTTTGCGACCCATGAAGTGCGCAATCAGGCGCGGCCGGCGCTCGGCTTCAATGCGTTCGATGACGACCGCGCGCTGAGTGGCCTGATCGCAACGATCGCGCCGTGGGCGACAGACAAGCTTTCCGCGCTAGGCGCCCATGCAGGCAGCGAATCCGTGCAGGAGGCGGCACGGCTGGCCAACGAGCACGAACCGACGCTCTTGACCCATGACCGGTATGGCAACCGCAATGATTGGGTCGAATTTCACCCGGCCTGGCATGAATTGATGGCGCTGGCGTTCCGGAGCGAGGTGCATAGCCTCGCCTGGTCGACGCCCGAACCACACGGCCATCTGGCGCGCGCGGCGCTGAGCTATCTCTGGAATCAGATCGAGAACGGCGTCGGCTGCCCCACCGGGATGGCGTACGCCGCGATCGCCGGATTCTCAGGCAAGCCGCAATTCAATTTGTGGCGGGAGCGAACGCTGGCGGCGGACTACGATCCGCGGCGGCTTCCGATCGAGGCCAAGTGTGCGGCGGTCATCGGCTATGCGATGACCGAGAAGCAGGGCGGCTCCGATCTGCGCGAGACCCAGACCACCGCGCGCTTCGTCGAGCGGGGGGCGCATGGCGAGATCTATGCGATCACCGGCCACAAATGGTTCTTCTCGGTGCCGGTGGCCGACGGATTCTACACGCTGGCGCGCACCCAGTCCGGCGTCAGTTGCCTGTTCGTGCCGCGTCTGCTGCCCGACGGCAGCGCCAACCGCATCCACATTCAGCGTCTGAAGGACAAATGCGGCAACCGCTCGAACGCGTCGAGCGAGATCGAATACCACGATACGTGGTCGATCCTGGTTGGCGAAGAGGGGCGCGGCATCGCGGAAATCCTTTCGCATGCCCATCTGACGCGGCTGGATTTCGCTGTCGGCTCCGCCGGGCTGATGCGCCAGGCGTTGAGCCTCGCCCTCAACCATGCGCAAACGCGAACGGCGTTTGGCAAGCCGACGTCCGAGCTTCCGATGCAGCGCAACGTGCTCGCCGACCTCGCGCTCGAGAGCGAGGCGGCGATGCTCGGCGCATTTCGGGTCGCGCGTGCAACCGACGAATTGCAAACAAGCGAACACGAGCGGCTGCTGGCGCGGGTCGCGACACCCGTGATGAAGTTCTGGAATTGCCAGCGCGCGCCGGCCTTCACCTATGAATGCCTGCAGGTGCACGGCGGCAACGGCTTCATCATGGAGAATCCGATGGCCCGGCTCTATCGCGAGGCGCCGCTGAATTCGATCTGGGAAGGCACCTCGAACATGATGTGCATGGACGTCCTGCGCGCCATGCAACGCGATGCGAATTGCCGGGATGCGTTCGTCGACGAGTTGCGTGCGAGCAGGGGCCTCAATCCGGTCTATGACCGAAGCACGGATGACCTCGCCGATCGATTACGTGCAAAATATCCGGACGACGGGCACGCAAGAGCGCTCGTCACCCGCATGGCGCATGCGCTGCAGGCTGCCGAGATGCTGAGACATGGCGACGCCGCTGCTGCCGATCTGTTCGTGCAATCCAGGCTTGACGCGGACGGGATGCATGTATTCGGCGGGCTTCCACCGTCGGAAGGCCTCAGCCGTATCGTCGCGCGCGCCTCCGTCATCCGACACCAAGGGCCCCAGTAA
- a CDS encoding TetR/AcrR family transcriptional regulator, whose amino-acid sequence MAIAAVRLNQLVETKARILDAAREAVALSGWKDAQIALIASRAGVATGSVYRYFDSKADLYAQVLALVSEREVAVVAAIVEAEGSASQCLVDAIYTFAVRAMRGRRLAYALIAEPCEPEIDAARLKYRAALADQIARLVRRGIAGGEFVEIDANVAASCVTGAFMEALVGPLAPEAAPDSDAAKAIAQSIAGLSARMLFRHATPELTPVSRVSA is encoded by the coding sequence ATGGCAATCGCTGCCGTTCGCCTCAACCAACTGGTCGAAACCAAAGCGCGCATTCTCGATGCCGCCAGGGAGGCCGTGGCGCTGAGTGGCTGGAAGGACGCCCAGATCGCCCTGATCGCCTCACGGGCCGGCGTGGCCACGGGCAGCGTGTATCGCTACTTCGACTCCAAGGCGGACCTGTACGCGCAGGTGCTCGCCCTGGTGTCCGAGCGCGAGGTGGCCGTGGTCGCCGCGATCGTCGAGGCGGAAGGATCTGCATCCCAGTGCCTGGTCGACGCAATCTACACTTTCGCGGTCCGGGCGATGCGCGGCCGCCGCCTGGCCTACGCGTTGATCGCCGAACCCTGTGAACCCGAGATCGACGCGGCGCGCCTGAAATACCGGGCGGCCCTGGCCGATCAGATCGCAAGGCTGGTCCGGCGCGGCATCGCCGGCGGTGAGTTCGTCGAGATCGACGCGAACGTCGCGGCATCCTGCGTGACCGGCGCCTTCATGGAGGCGCTGGTTGGTCCCCTTGCGCCCGAAGCGGCCCCGGATTCCGACGCGGCGAAGGCGATCGCACAGTCGATCGCAGGGCTTTCCGCGCGCATGCTGTTTCGCCACGCCACGCCTGAACTCACCCCTGTATCGCGAGTCTCCGCATGA
- a CDS encoding phosphorylase, with product MIVEAGAAETVGSRIDPRPVLIVTGLVQEARIAAGPGMIVICSSSDPQQLRELLATLDPTTFRGVISFGVAGGLDPSLKSGDVVVATEVMSGDTRFLAASALNEEMIASAALKRRRIVRGGLAGVEEVIAAKACKAALRSMTGAAAVDMESHIAAAYAAKAGIPFAALRVISDPAHRALPELAKSAVKPNGDIDLRKVLRGIARNPRTLRALVSTGIDFNRALRSLRSCRGFLLGNEVLMPVEDVLITAKAA from the coding sequence GTGATTGTTGAGGCGGGGGCCGCCGAGACCGTGGGCAGTAGAATTGATCCTCGGCCGGTATTGATTGTGACTGGATTGGTGCAGGAGGCCCGCATCGCGGCAGGCCCCGGCATGATCGTAATCTGCAGTTCGAGCGATCCGCAGCAGCTGCGTGAGTTGCTGGCGACGCTGGATCCGACCACCTTCCGTGGCGTGATTTCGTTCGGCGTGGCCGGCGGGCTTGACCCGTCGCTCAAGTCGGGCGACGTCGTGGTCGCGACCGAGGTGATGTCGGGCGATACCCGTTTCCTGGCCGCATCCGCGCTGAACGAAGAGATGATCGCCAGTGCCGCGCTGAAGCGGCGCAGGATCGTCCGCGGCGGTCTCGCTGGCGTGGAAGAGGTGATCGCGGCGAAGGCCTGCAAGGCCGCTCTGCGCTCGATGACCGGCGCAGCCGCGGTCGACATGGAGAGCCATATCGCGGCGGCCTATGCCGCCAAAGCCGGCATTCCGTTCGCCGCGTTGCGCGTAATCAGCGATCCCGCGCACCGGGCGCTACCGGAACTTGCGAAATCCGCGGTGAAGCCGAACGGCGACATCGACCTGCGCAAGGTGCTGCGCGGCATCGCCCGCAACCCGCGGACGCTGCGCGCGCTGGTGTCGACCGGAATTGACTTCAACCGCGCGCTGCGTTCGCTGCGCAGCTGCCGCGGCTTCCTGCTCGGCAACGAGGTGTTGATGCCGGTGGAAGACGTTCTGATCACGGCGAAGGCGGCCTGA
- the shc gene encoding squalene--hopene cyclase: MLARDHSVAVDPVALEKSISKATEALLGYRQSDGHWVFELEADSTIPAEYILLRHYLAEPIDAGLEAKIGNYLRRVQGAHGGWPLVHDGPFDMSASVKSYFALKMIGDSVDAPHMVRAREAIRSRGGASGSNVFTRFLLALYGVVTWRATPVLPIEIMLLPMWSPFHINKISYWARTTMVPLMVLAALKPCAKNPKGVGIDELFLEDPKSVRMAPKAPHQSPSWFYLFRSLDAVLRVIEPMFPKRLRQRAIDAALAFTEERLNGEDGMGAIYPPMANIVMMYEALGKDESFPPRAITRRGIDKLLVISEHEAYCQPCVSPVWDTALASHALQEAGGDDTLAKAKQGLDWLKPRQVLELKGDWAVKAPDVRPGGWAFQYNNDHYPDLDDTAVVVMAMDRVRRHTGTREYDEAIARGREWIEGLQSRDGGWAAFDVNNLEYYLNNIPFSDHGALLDPPTEDVTARCISMLGQLGETAESNRAMADGVAYLRRTQLAEGSWYGRWGLNYIYGTWSVLSALNVAGVDRNDPMIRKAVDWLASVQNQDGGWGEDAVSYRLDYKGYEVAPSTSSQTAWALLGLMAAGEVENPAVARGVEYLKATQTEKGLWDEQRYTATGFPRVFYLRYHGYSKFFPLWALARYRNLRSTNSRVVGVGM; this comes from the coding sequence ATGCTTGCGAGAGATCACAGCGTTGCAGTCGATCCGGTCGCGCTGGAGAAGAGCATCTCCAAGGCAACCGAAGCGCTGCTCGGCTACCGCCAGTCCGACGGACATTGGGTGTTCGAGCTCGAGGCCGACAGCACCATTCCGGCCGAGTACATCCTGCTGCGTCACTATCTGGCCGAGCCGATCGATGCCGGGCTGGAGGCCAAGATCGGCAACTATCTGCGCCGCGTCCAGGGCGCGCATGGCGGCTGGCCGCTGGTGCATGACGGCCCGTTCGACATGAGCGCCAGCGTGAAGTCCTACTTCGCGCTGAAGATGATCGGCGATTCCGTCGACGCGCCGCACATGGTGCGGGCGCGCGAGGCGATCCGTTCGCGCGGCGGTGCTTCGGGCAGCAACGTGTTCACGCGCTTCCTGCTTGCGCTCTATGGCGTCGTGACCTGGCGCGCGACGCCGGTGCTGCCGATCGAGATCATGCTGCTGCCGATGTGGTCGCCGTTCCACATCAACAAGATCTCCTACTGGGCGCGCACCACCATGGTGCCGCTGATGGTGCTTGCCGCGCTGAAGCCGTGTGCGAAGAATCCGAAAGGCGTCGGCATCGACGAGCTCTTCCTGGAGGATCCGAAATCGGTCCGCATGGCGCCGAAGGCGCCGCATCAGAGCCCGAGCTGGTTCTATCTGTTCCGCTCGCTCGACGCCGTGCTGCGGGTGATCGAGCCGATGTTTCCGAAGCGCCTGCGCCAGCGCGCGATCGATGCCGCGCTCGCCTTCACCGAAGAGCGGCTGAACGGCGAAGACGGCATGGGCGCGATTTATCCGCCGATGGCCAACATCGTCATGATGTACGAGGCCCTCGGCAAGGACGAGAGTTTCCCGCCGCGCGCCATCACCCGCCGCGGCATCGACAAGCTGCTCGTGATTAGCGAACACGAGGCCTACTGCCAGCCCTGCGTCTCGCCGGTGTGGGACACCGCGCTGGCCAGTCATGCGCTGCAGGAGGCGGGCGGCGACGACACCCTGGCCAAGGCCAAGCAGGGCCTCGACTGGCTGAAGCCGCGCCAAGTGCTGGAGCTGAAGGGCGATTGGGCGGTCAAGGCGCCGGACGTCCGCCCGGGCGGCTGGGCGTTCCAGTACAACAACGACCACTATCCCGATCTCGACGATACCGCGGTGGTCGTGATGGCGATGGACCGCGTGCGGCGCCACACCGGAACCAGGGAATATGACGAGGCCATCGCGCGCGGCCGCGAGTGGATCGAGGGGCTGCAGAGCCGCGACGGCGGCTGGGCCGCGTTCGACGTCAACAACCTCGAATATTACCTCAACAACATCCCGTTCTCCGATCACGGCGCATTGCTCGATCCGCCGACCGAGGATGTCACCGCGCGCTGCATCTCGATGCTGGGCCAACTCGGCGAGACCGCGGAGAGCAACAGGGCGATGGCTGACGGCGTCGCCTATCTGCGGCGCACCCAGCTTGCCGAGGGCTCCTGGTACGGCCGTTGGGGTCTGAACTACATCTACGGCACCTGGTCGGTGCTGTCGGCCCTAAATGTCGCAGGGGTCGATCGCAACGACCCGATGATTCGGAAAGCGGTCGACTGGTTGGCGTCCGTCCAGAATCAGGACGGCGGCTGGGGCGAGGACGCCGTCAGTTACCGGCTGGATTACAAGGGTTATGAAGTTGCGCCTTCGACCTCCTCGCAAACGGCATGGGCTTTGCTTGGATTGATGGCGGCCGGAGAGGTCGAAAATCCCGCTGTTGCGCGGGGGGTGGAGTACCTAAAGGCAACACAGACGGAAAAAGGGCTGTGGGACGAGCAGCGATACACAGCTACGGGGTTTCCGCGGGTATTTTACTTGCGATATCATGGCTACTCGAAGTTCTTTCCGCTCTGGGCGCTGGCGCGGTATCGAAATTTGAGAAGCACCAATAGCAGGGTGGTAGGGGTCGGGATGTGA
- the hpnE gene encoding hydroxysqualene dehydroxylase HpnE, with amino-acid sequence MQKTVHIIGAGISGLSAAVRLANGGYKVFVHEATQQAGGRCRSYFDAATNLTIDNGNHLLLSGNRHALSYARAIGTEAGLVGPARAQFPFVDLASGQRWQLDLGDSRLPLWVFDEARRVPDTTLRDYLALAPLAWAGTGALVGNTIPCKGTLYDRLVQPLLLAALNVDPPEGSAGLAGAIVRETLLAGGQACRPLIARDGLSSVLIEPAVKLLQERGHSVQFSHELRALGMSGDRISELDFGNGDKIALGADDAVVLAVPPRAAASLLPGLKTPTKFRAIVNAHFRVDPPRDAAPILGVVGGLVEWLFAFPQRLSVTISNGDRLVDMPREELAQAIWQDICEASGVSGDLPPWQIVRERRATFEATPEQNALRPGPTTAQKNLFLAGDWTATGLPATIEGSVRSGDRAADLVLARR; translated from the coding sequence ATGCAAAAGACCGTTCATATCATCGGTGCCGGCATTTCCGGCCTCTCCGCGGCCGTGCGCCTCGCCAATGGCGGCTACAAGGTGTTCGTCCATGAGGCGACCCAGCAAGCCGGCGGCCGCTGCCGCTCCTATTTCGACGCCGCCACCAATCTCACCATCGACAATGGCAACCATCTGCTGCTGTCGGGCAATCGCCATGCGTTGAGCTACGCGCGCGCGATCGGCACCGAGGCCGGCCTCGTCGGGCCAGCGCGCGCGCAATTTCCGTTCGTCGATCTTGCCAGCGGCCAGCGCTGGCAGCTCGACCTCGGCGATTCCCGCCTGCCGCTGTGGGTGTTCGACGAGGCGCGCCGCGTTCCCGATACGACCCTGCGCGACTATCTCGCCTTGGCGCCGCTGGCCTGGGCCGGCACCGGGGCGCTGGTCGGCAACACCATTCCCTGCAAGGGCACGCTGTATGACCGCCTGGTGCAGCCGCTGCTGCTCGCCGCGCTGAACGTCGATCCGCCGGAGGGCTCGGCCGGGCTCGCCGGCGCCATCGTGCGCGAGACGCTGCTCGCGGGCGGGCAGGCCTGCCGTCCGCTGATCGCGCGCGACGGCCTAAGTTCGGTCCTGATCGAGCCGGCCGTGAAGCTGCTGCAGGAGAGGGGCCACAGCGTCCAGTTCAGTCACGAATTGCGTGCGCTCGGCATGTCGGGTGATCGCATCAGTGAGCTTGATTTTGGCAATGGCGACAAGATCGCGCTGGGAGCCGACGATGCGGTCGTGCTCGCCGTGCCGCCGCGCGCTGCGGCATCCCTGCTGCCCGGCCTGAAAACCCCGACCAAATTCCGCGCCATCGTGAACGCGCATTTCCGCGTCGATCCGCCGCGCGACGCCGCGCCCATTCTCGGCGTGGTCGGCGGCCTCGTGGAGTGGCTGTTCGCGTTCCCGCAACGGCTGTCGGTGACGATCAGCAATGGCGACCGCCTGGTTGACATGCCGCGCGAGGAGCTCGCGCAGGCCATCTGGCAGGATATCTGCGAGGCGTCGGGCGTTTCGGGCGATCTGCCGCCGTGGCAGATCGTGCGCGAGCGCCGTGCCACATTTGAGGCAACGCCGGAACAGAATGCCCTGCGTCCGGGGCCCACGACGGCGCAAAAAAACCTGTTCCTTGCCGGCGACTGGACTGCTACCGGGTTGCCGGCAACCATCGAGGGATCGGTGCGATCGGGGGATCGCGCCGCCGATCTGGTTCTGGCCAGACGCTAG
- the hpnD gene encoding presqualene diphosphate synthase HpnD → MSAEAAANANYGSTASGSSFYAAMRILPHAQREAMFQIYSFCRQVDDIADSDGPRPERLAALQQWRDDIDALYEGRPPERLKDYVGSVKTFGLKREDFVAIVDGMEMDVPQDIRAPDLATLDLYCDRVASAVGRLSVRVFGLPEDDGIQLAYHLGRALQLTNILRDIDEDAGLGRLYLPREWLWHAGITNNDPARVTADRALPKVCAPLAERARMHFQKSDEIMKRNSRRAVRAPRIMSKYYRAILDLLIARGFAAPRAPVRVSKAAKIGILLRYAII, encoded by the coding sequence ATGAGCGCAGAGGCGGCGGCCAACGCAAATTACGGAAGCACCGCGTCGGGCAGTTCGTTCTATGCCGCGATGCGCATCCTGCCGCACGCGCAGCGCGAGGCGATGTTCCAGATCTACAGCTTCTGCCGGCAGGTCGACGACATCGCCGATTCCGACGGCCCGCGGCCGGAGCGGCTGGCCGCCCTGCAGCAGTGGCGCGACGATATCGACGCGCTCTATGAGGGACGTCCGCCGGAGCGCCTGAAGGACTATGTCGGATCGGTGAAGACCTTCGGCCTGAAGCGCGAGGATTTCGTCGCGATCGTCGACGGCATGGAAATGGACGTGCCGCAGGATATCCGCGCGCCGGATCTTGCGACGCTCGATTTGTATTGCGATCGCGTCGCGAGCGCGGTCGGCCGATTGTCGGTGCGCGTATTCGGTCTGCCCGAAGACGATGGCATCCAGCTCGCGTACCACCTCGGCCGCGCGCTGCAGCTCACCAATATCCTGCGCGACATCGACGAGGATGCCGGTCTCGGCCGGCTCTATCTACCGCGCGAATGGCTCTGGCACGCCGGCATCACCAACAACGATCCGGCCCGCGTCACCGCCGACCGCGCGCTGCCTAAAGTGTGCGCGCCGCTGGCCGAGCGGGCCAGGATGCATTTCCAGAAATCCGACGAGATCATGAAGCGCAATTCGCGCCGCGCCGTGCGCGCGCCGCGGATCATGTCGAAATACTACCGCGCGATTCTCGATCTCCTGATCGCGCGCGGCTTCGCCGCCCCGCGTGCGCCGGTACGTGTGTCCAAGGCCGCCAAGATCGGCATCCTTCTTCGTTACGCGATCATCTGA